The following coding sequences lie in one Candidatus Binatia bacterium genomic window:
- a CDS encoding polymer-forming cytoskeletal protein, translating into MSPDRGPTPAAVGEQPGERFKHEIAADVAISGRITFPGNARIDGRLTGEVRADALLVVGPSAVLRANVRAQQLVVYGTIEGHVRQTESVELKPGCRLIGDLEARRVVVHAGALFEGHCAIGKRPPATATPQREADVKH; encoded by the coding sequence GTGAGCCCTGACCGCGGACCGACGCCGGCCGCGGTTGGAGAACAGCCCGGCGAGCGCTTCAAACACGAGATCGCCGCCGACGTCGCGATCAGCGGGCGCATCACGTTTCCGGGCAATGCACGCATCGATGGACGCTTGACGGGCGAGGTGCGCGCCGACGCCCTGCTCGTCGTCGGACCGAGCGCGGTGCTGCGCGCCAACGTGCGCGCGCAGCAGCTCGTCGTCTACGGCACCATCGAGGGACACGTGCGGCAGACCGAGAGCGTCGAGCTCAAGCCGGGCTGCCGTTTGATCGGCGATCTCGAGGCGCGCCGCGTGGTGGTGCACGCGGGCGCCCTGTTCGAGGGCCACTGCGCGATCGGCAAGCGCCCGCCCGCGACGGCGACGCCGCAGCGCGAGGCCGACGTCAAGCACTAG
- a CDS encoding ABC transporter ATP-binding protein encodes MSETTSARRPLVEARNLVKHFRVGGSFFRAGKDVVRAVEDVSLEVYPGETLGVVGESGCGKSTLGRLLLRLIEPTSGEVIFDGRSLAGLSARELRRLRREMQIVFQDPYGSLDPRMKVGAIIAEGIEIHGLARGRAKREMVERLLGEVGLRPEHAERYPHEFSGGQRQRIGIARALAVGPRFLVCDEPVSALDVSVQAQVINLLADLQAKHGLAYFFVAHDLRVVAHLSHRIAVMYLGRIVEIGATERILAAPHHPYTRALLAAVPEPDPERRAVRAEVKGDVPSPIAPPPGCAFHPRCPFAEERCRRERPLLVGSERHAVACHVFPVDEKPSDAESSLGPSA; translated from the coding sequence GTGAGCGAGACCACGAGCGCGCGTCGGCCGCTCGTCGAGGCGCGCAACCTCGTCAAGCACTTCCGCGTCGGCGGCAGCTTCTTCCGCGCCGGCAAGGACGTCGTGCGCGCGGTCGAGGACGTGAGCCTCGAGGTCTACCCGGGCGAGACCCTCGGCGTCGTCGGCGAGTCGGGCTGCGGCAAGTCGACCCTCGGTCGCCTGCTCCTGCGGCTCATCGAGCCGACGTCGGGCGAGGTGATCTTCGACGGCCGCTCGCTCGCCGGGCTTTCCGCGCGCGAGCTCCGCCGCCTGCGCCGCGAGATGCAGATCGTCTTCCAGGATCCGTACGGCTCGCTCGACCCGCGCATGAAGGTCGGCGCGATCATCGCCGAGGGCATCGAGATCCACGGGCTCGCGCGCGGGCGCGCGAAGCGCGAGATGGTCGAGCGTCTGCTCGGCGAGGTCGGGCTACGTCCCGAGCACGCCGAGCGCTACCCGCACGAGTTCAGCGGCGGACAGCGGCAGCGGATCGGCATCGCGCGCGCGCTCGCGGTGGGGCCGCGCTTTCTCGTCTGCGACGAGCCGGTGTCGGCGCTCGACGTCTCGGTGCAGGCGCAGGTGATCAATCTGCTCGCGGATCTGCAGGCGAAGCACGGGCTCGCCTACTTCTTCGTCGCGCACGACCTGCGCGTGGTCGCGCACCTGAGCCATCGCATCGCCGTGATGTACCTCGGGCGGATCGTCGAGATCGGCGCGACCGAGCGGATCCTCGCGGCGCCGCACCATCCGTACACGCGCGCGTTGCTCGCCGCGGTTCCGGAGCCCGATCCCGAGCGGCGCGCGGTGCGCGCCGAGGTGAAGGGCGACGTGCCGAGCCCGATCGCGCCGCCGCCGGGCTGCGCGTTCCACCCGCGCTGCCCGTTCGCCGAGGAGCGCTGCCGGCGCGAGCGCCCGCTGCTGGTCGGGAGCGAGCGGCACGCCGTCGCGTGCCACGTCTTCCCGGTGGACGAGAAGCCGAGCGACGCCGAGAGCTCGCTCGGGCCTAGTGCTTGA
- a CDS encoding ABC transporter ATP-binding protein: MSAPAAATAATGPLLEVRDLVVEFATPRGTVRAVDGVDLSIERGRTLGLVGESGSGKSVTSLAIMRLLDANARIRSGVIRFDGVDLLALDESAMREVRGGRIGMIFQEPMTSLNPVFTVGSQVAEVLRVQRRMSRKDAWRRAVELMQMVEIPDAERRARSYPHQLSGGMRQRVMIAMAIACEPALLIADEPTTALDVTIQAQILDLLRGLKERLGMSLLLITHDLGVVAAEADAVAIMYAGRIVERAPVRELFAAPAHPYTGLLLASLPRLEHRAERLMAIPGRVPELLNLPSGCRFRDRCPRASARCAAEDPRLETIAPGRSVACFHPTLEPTAEAPA; the protein is encoded by the coding sequence ATGAGCGCGCCGGCGGCGGCCACGGCAGCGACGGGACCGCTGCTCGAGGTGCGCGACCTCGTCGTCGAGTTCGCTACGCCGCGCGGCACCGTGCGCGCGGTCGACGGCGTCGATCTGTCGATCGAGCGCGGGCGGACGCTCGGGCTGGTCGGCGAGTCCGGCAGCGGCAAGAGCGTCACCTCGCTCGCGATCATGCGCCTGCTCGACGCGAACGCGCGCATCCGCTCGGGCGTCATCCGCTTCGACGGCGTCGATCTGCTCGCGCTCGACGAGAGCGCGATGCGCGAGGTCCGCGGCGGGCGCATCGGCATGATCTTCCAGGAGCCGATGACCTCGCTGAACCCGGTGTTCACCGTCGGCTCGCAGGTGGCGGAGGTGCTGCGGGTGCAGCGGCGGATGTCGCGCAAGGACGCCTGGCGGCGCGCCGTCGAGCTCATGCAGATGGTCGAGATCCCGGACGCCGAGCGGCGCGCGCGCTCCTACCCGCACCAGCTCTCGGGCGGCATGCGCCAGCGGGTGATGATCGCGATGGCGATCGCGTGCGAGCCGGCGCTCCTGATCGCCGACGAGCCGACGACGGCGCTCGACGTCACGATCCAGGCGCAGATTCTCGATCTGCTGCGCGGCTTGAAGGAGCGGCTCGGCATGAGCCTGCTGCTGATCACGCACGACCTCGGCGTGGTCGCCGCCGAGGCCGACGCGGTGGCGATCATGTACGCCGGGCGGATCGTCGAGCGCGCGCCTGTGCGGGAGCTGTTCGCGGCGCCCGCGCATCCGTACACCGGGCTGCTGCTCGCGTCGCTGCCGCGCCTCGAGCACCGCGCCGAGCGCTTGATGGCGATCCCCGGGCGCGTTCCCGAGCTGCTGAACCTGCCGTCGGGCTGCCGCTTCCGCGATCGCTGCCCGCGCGCGAGCGCGCGCTGCGCGGCGGAAGATCCAAGGCTCGAGACGATCGCGCCGGGGCGCAGCGTCGCGTGCTTTCATCCGACCCTGGAGCCCACCGCGGAGGCGCCGGCGTGA
- a CDS encoding ABC transporter permease yields MSEPRVKPAAVIEPGGGLEGELLAATPRPARRSRLRIGLSGAILLFLYATAALAPWVAPYEPGRQHRRSPNAPPMRLHFYAPSEWGTEGVLYFHPQRMVDSLRRRYEVDRAVRVPVRFFTGGHLFQSADPRVPLFLLGSDALGRDLFSRLVWGSRISLSIGVIGVLISLGIGTIVGVVAGYVGGQVDNLLMRLCEVMMSLPAFYFLLALAAVIPPGLSSAQTFLLIVVLMSFIRWAGFARVIRGMVTSIRELEYVQAARALGAGRVRTMLRHVVPATLGYTIVAATLAIPGFILGESALSLLGLGIQEPSTSWGSLLKDANNLANLDKYPWILAPGVCIAVTTMAFNFLGDQLRDWLDPRAERGA; encoded by the coding sequence ATGAGCGAGCCGCGCGTCAAGCCGGCCGCGGTGATCGAGCCCGGCGGCGGGCTCGAGGGCGAGCTGCTCGCCGCGACGCCGCGTCCCGCGCGGCGCTCGCGGCTGCGCATCGGCCTCAGCGGCGCGATCCTGCTCTTCCTCTACGCGACCGCGGCGCTCGCGCCGTGGGTCGCGCCCTACGAGCCGGGACGCCAGCACCGTCGCTCACCGAACGCGCCGCCGATGCGGCTCCATTTCTACGCGCCGTCGGAGTGGGGCACGGAGGGGGTCCTGTACTTCCACCCGCAGCGCATGGTCGACAGCCTCCGGCGTCGCTACGAGGTCGACCGCGCGGTGCGTGTGCCGGTGCGCTTCTTCACCGGCGGTCACCTCTTCCAGTCGGCGGATCCGCGCGTGCCGCTCTTCCTGCTCGGCAGCGACGCGCTCGGGCGCGATCTGTTCTCGCGCCTCGTGTGGGGCTCGCGGATCAGCCTCTCGATCGGCGTGATCGGCGTGCTGATCAGCCTCGGCATCGGGACCATCGTCGGCGTGGTCGCGGGCTACGTCGGAGGACAGGTCGACAACCTGCTCATGCGGCTGTGCGAGGTGATGATGTCGCTGCCGGCGTTCTACTTCCTGCTCGCGCTCGCCGCCGTCATCCCACCCGGGCTCTCGTCCGCGCAGACCTTCCTGCTGATCGTCGTGCTGATGAGCTTCATCCGCTGGGCGGGCTTCGCGCGCGTCATCCGCGGCATGGTGACCTCGATCCGCGAGCTCGAGTACGTGCAGGCGGCGCGCGCGCTCGGCGCCGGACGTGTGCGCACGATGCTGCGTCACGTCGTGCCGGCGACGCTCGGCTACACCATCGTCGCGGCGACGCTCGCGATCCCGGGCTTCATCCTCGGCGAGAGCGCGCTGTCGCTGCTCGGGCTCGGCATCCAGGAGCCGAGCACGAGCTGGGGATCGCTGCTGAAGGACGCGAACAACCTCGCGAACCTCGACAAGTACCCGTGGATCCTCGCGCCCGGCGTCTGCATCGCGGTGACCACGATGGCGTTCAACTTCCTCGGCGACCAGCTGCGCGACTGGCTCGACCCGCGCGCGGAGCGCGGCGCATGA